In Longimicrobiales bacterium, a single window of DNA contains:
- a CDS encoding CBS domain-containing protein, translated as MKVVDIMTPHPYCVTPDQPLFAAATLMRDHDVGMIPVIDDIGSRHPVGVITDRDIAVRHIAAAHHHDCPCRDAMTTGPLVTVQPTDDVNEVVRRMGQAGVRRVIVTEPQGRVVGVVATADLFRHADAIGEHSVAGALESISEPTMIER; from the coding sequence ATGAAGGTCGTCGATATCATGACTCCCCACCCGTATTGCGTCACGCCGGACCAGCCGCTCTTCGCGGCGGCGACGCTGATGCGCGATCACGATGTCGGCATGATCCCGGTCATCGACGATATCGGCAGTCGCCATCCCGTGGGCGTGATCACGGACCGTGACATCGCCGTGCGACACATCGCCGCGGCACATCACCACGACTGCCCGTGCCGTGACGCGATGACGACGGGCCCGCTCGTGACAGTGCAGCCCACTGACGATGTCAATGAAGTGGTCCGCCGCATGGGCCAGGCGGGTGTCCGTCGCGTCATCGTCACGGAGCCACAGGGCCGCGTCGTGGGTGTGGTGGCGACGGCGGATCTGTTCCGTCACGCCGATGCGATCGGTGAGCATTCTGTCGCGGGCGCGCTCGAAAGCATCTCCGAGCCGACCATGATCGAGCGCTGA
- a CDS encoding CBS domain-containing protein, with the protein MSAPRIPETPEPSRTARAADADRHEGRTVPPDSPAPTGRVAAKRRPRTVSDIMHRELVSILPDATVRDLIRSLRDHGIGGMPVVDASGNVLGTVSSTDLLWLATTELPDAPGFLAVDTLFGRTVREIMTPDVFGVPPDASLPELRRFFARTGVHRALVLDDGVIVGIVALSDVLDTLLAATPAEEDSC; encoded by the coding sequence ATGAGCGCACCGAGGATACCCGAAACGCCGGAGCCATCACGCACCGCCCGTGCCGCAGACGCTGATCGACACGAGGGCCGCACGGTGCCCCCCGACAGCCCCGCTCCGACCGGCCGTGTCGCGGCGAAACGGCGGCCGCGCACGGTCTCCGACATCATGCATCGCGAGCTGGTCTCGATCCTGCCGGATGCCACGGTACGCGACCTCATCCGCTCGCTGCGCGACCACGGCATCGGGGGTATGCCCGTGGTCGATGCGAGCGGGAACGTGCTGGGTACCGTGAGCAGTACGGACCTGCTGTGGCTCGCTACGACCGAACTGCCCGATGCGCCGGGCTTTCTTGCCGTCGACACACTGTTCGGCCGCACCGTCCGCGAGATCATGACGCCCGATGTGTTCGGCGTACCCCCCGACGCCAGTCTCCCCGAGCTCCGCCGGTTCTTCGCACGCACGGGCGTTCATCGCGCTCTCGTGCTGGATGACGGCGTCATAGTCGGGATCGTCGCCCTGTCGGATGTGCTCGATACGCTGCTCGCTGCAACACCTGCCGAGGAGGATTCATGCTGA
- a CDS encoding universal stress protein, with translation MLNRIMVPVDGSGFAEYGLPPALALVRATGARLHLVMVHEPALMIERTLMGSEVLEAQQQELEKEYLTALLERLREDGIAAERSVITGTPADALANFARRRDMDLIVMSTHGHGGLSRYWIGSVADGLIRRSRVPVLLLRPAEGAAGPGRSFVRRVLVAVDGSPAAERALPAAAAICAAMGAACTIMRVVVPPSRAITSRIPDTARMVRERTAEESREAEAYLRDLVGASDLPDSTRAEVVTGYDTTAAILRTAETERADMIAVGTRGHGGAARLLLGSVADKLIRASPVPVLVCPSPR, from the coding sequence ATGCTGAATCGGATCATGGTGCCCGTGGACGGATCCGGCTTTGCGGAGTACGGTCTGCCGCCCGCCCTCGCCCTCGTTCGTGCGACGGGCGCCCGCCTTCACCTGGTGATGGTACACGAACCGGCGCTGATGATCGAACGTACGCTCATGGGGAGCGAGGTGCTGGAAGCACAGCAGCAGGAGCTGGAAAAGGAGTACCTGACGGCGCTGCTCGAGCGGTTGCGGGAAGATGGCATCGCCGCCGAGCGGTCCGTGATTACGGGTACGCCCGCGGATGCTCTGGCGAACTTCGCCCGCCGCCGTGACATGGACCTCATCGTCATGAGCACGCACGGACACGGCGGACTGAGCCGGTACTGGATCGGCAGCGTGGCCGACGGGCTGATCCGGCGATCGCGCGTGCCTGTCCTGCTCCTCCGGCCCGCGGAAGGCGCGGCCGGTCCCGGCAGGTCGTTCGTCCGGCGCGTCCTCGTGGCCGTGGACGGATCGCCCGCGGCAGAACGCGCGCTGCCCGCCGCTGCCGCGATCTGTGCGGCAATGGGAGCCGCATGCACAATCATGCGCGTGGTCGTGCCACCGTCACGAGCCATTACGTCACGCATTCCCGACACAGCGCGCATGGTGCGCGAAAGGACGGCGGAGGAGTCGCGCGAGGCGGAGGCATACCTCCGCGATCTCGTCGGAGCCTCCGACCTGCCGGACTCCACCCGCGCCGAAGTCGTAACCGGCTACGATACGACTGCGGCCATACTGCGCACCGCCGAGACCGAGCGCGCGGACATGATCGCCGTGGGCACGCGCGGACATGGCGGCGCTGCCCGCCTGCTATTGGGCAGTGTGGCGGACAAACTGATCCGCGCGTCACCCGTCCCGGTGCTCGTCTGCCCGTCGCCACGGTGA
- the prs gene encoding ribose-phosphate diphosphokinase, which produces MTDGGLRLFALSADRAFGEAVAAAAGIQLAPHEERTFEDGEHKTRPLVSVRGVDAYVLDSLYGDSAHSANDKLCRMLFFIGALRDAGAARITAVTPYLCYSRKDRRTKPRDPVTTKYVAALFEAVGTDVVVTMDVHNPAAYQNAFRLRTEHLEVRPLLVGYLLEHAGDTSLTIVSPDAGGVKRATSVRESLARALGRDVGMAFLEKRRSEGEVSGDAVAGNVEGSTALIVDDLISSGTTIARAARACHARGAARVWATATHALFTAAAGDTLGEPALERLIVSNTVVQGRIPATLARKVTVLDVAPLLGEGVRRMHAGGSIVELLSDAVAG; this is translated from the coding sequence ATGACTGACGGCGGCCTGCGGCTGTTCGCTCTGTCGGCGGATCGCGCGTTCGGCGAAGCGGTCGCGGCCGCGGCGGGAATCCAGCTGGCGCCGCACGAGGAACGCACGTTCGAGGACGGCGAGCACAAGACCCGGCCGCTGGTGAGTGTGCGCGGCGTGGACGCGTACGTGCTGGACTCACTGTATGGCGACTCTGCACACAGCGCGAACGACAAGCTGTGTCGCATGCTGTTCTTCATCGGCGCTCTCCGCGATGCGGGTGCTGCGCGCATCACGGCAGTCACCCCCTATCTGTGTTACAGCCGCAAGGATCGCAGGACGAAGCCGCGCGATCCGGTGACCACGAAATACGTCGCGGCCCTGTTCGAGGCGGTGGGCACCGACGTGGTCGTCACGATGGACGTGCACAACCCGGCAGCATACCAGAATGCATTCCGGCTGCGCACGGAGCACCTGGAAGTGCGTCCGCTGCTCGTGGGGTATCTGCTCGAGCACGCCGGTGATACGAGCCTCACGATCGTCTCGCCCGATGCGGGTGGCGTGAAGCGCGCGACGTCCGTGCGCGAATCCCTTGCCCGCGCTCTCGGCCGGGACGTCGGAATGGCCTTCCTGGAGAAGCGGCGCAGTGAGGGGGAGGTCAGCGGCGATGCGGTGGCAGGGAATGTCGAGGGATCGACGGCCCTCATCGTGGATGACCTGATCAGCAGCGGCACGACGATCGCACGCGCCGCACGGGCCTGCCACGCCCGCGGTGCGGCGCGGGTCTGGGCGACAGCGACGCACGCGCTCTTTACGGCAGCGGCCGGCGACACGCTCGGAGAGCCGGCGCTCGAGCGGCTCATTGTGTCGAATACCGTGGTACAGGGCCGTATTCCGGCAACACTGGCGAGGAAAGTCACGGTGCTCGACGTCGCACCGCTGCTGGGCGAGGGCGTGCGCAGGATGCACGCGGGAGGCTCGATCGTCGAGCTGCTCAGCGACGCCGTGGCCGGCTGA
- a CDS encoding dienelactone hydrolase family protein produces MHTPDAAARAVHIDAAGVTLEGDLTVPGGATGVVVFAHGSGSSRFSPRNRMVARTLHDAGMATLLVDLLTPEEELVDDRTRQLRFDIPLLADRLAAVTDWTGSHRGTADLTIALFGASTGAAAALIAAALRPEGVAAVVSRGGRPDLAGEMLARVQSPTLLIVGGLDEQVIELNRAALARLRCEKQLVIVSGATHLFEEPGTLEQVAGLARDWFAARFPKSAHVARDA; encoded by the coding sequence ATGCATACACCTGACGCGGCAGCACGCGCTGTCCACATCGATGCGGCTGGCGTCACGCTGGAGGGCGACCTGACCGTGCCCGGGGGCGCGACCGGGGTCGTGGTGTTCGCGCACGGCAGCGGCAGCAGCCGGTTCAGCCCGCGTAACCGCATGGTGGCGCGGACCCTCCATGACGCAGGCATGGCGACGCTGCTCGTCGACCTGCTGACGCCGGAGGAAGAGCTCGTTGACGATCGTACGCGCCAGCTGCGTTTCGACATCCCGCTGCTCGCCGACCGGCTCGCCGCAGTGACGGACTGGACTGGCAGCCACCGTGGGACAGCGGATCTCACGATCGCGCTTTTCGGCGCGAGCACGGGCGCGGCCGCAGCCCTGATCGCGGCCGCCTTGCGTCCGGAAGGTGTCGCGGCGGTCGTCTCGCGGGGCGGCCGGCCCGACCTGGCGGGCGAAATGCTCGCGCGCGTTCAGTCGCCCACACTGCTCATCGTGGGCGGGCTCGATGAACAGGTGATCGAGCTCAACCGCGCTGCGCTCGCGCGTCTGCGCTGTGAGAAGCAGCTGGTCATCGTGTCGGGCGCAACCCACCTCTTCGAGGAGCCGGGTACGCTCGAGCAGGTCGCGGGGCTGGCGCGCGACTGGTTCGCCGCCCGCTTTCCGAAGAGTGCACATGTCGCCCGCGACGCATGA
- a CDS encoding BON domain-containing protein produces the protein MSTADDLRQDVIEELAWDMSLDDEGIGVAATTDTVTLTGYVRSYAEKRAAEKAAKRVRGVMVVANDLEVRLPDIMRRDDPDIAAAVAATLKWNVSVPNDVKATVEHGWVTLEGNVDWTFQRRAAERAVRDLIGVRGVTNLITLRVRPVPKNVMDQIHRAFHRSAQIDADHVKVAVHNGVVTLSGNVRSWSEKMEAEHAARTAAGVKEVDNQLRVSSAAGLLV, from the coding sequence ATGAGCACGGCGGATGATCTGCGGCAGGACGTGATCGAGGAGCTGGCGTGGGACATGTCGCTCGACGACGAGGGGATCGGCGTAGCTGCGACCACGGACACCGTGACGCTCACGGGTTACGTGCGCAGCTACGCGGAGAAGCGGGCTGCGGAGAAGGCGGCGAAGCGCGTGAGAGGTGTGATGGTCGTAGCGAATGACCTGGAAGTCCGGCTGCCCGATATCATGCGACGCGACGACCCCGACATCGCAGCAGCGGTCGCGGCCACGCTCAAATGGAACGTGAGTGTGCCCAATGACGTGAAGGCGACCGTGGAGCATGGCTGGGTCACGCTGGAGGGGAACGTCGACTGGACGTTCCAGCGGCGCGCGGCAGAGCGTGCAGTTCGTGACCTGATCGGCGTACGGGGGGTGACGAATCTCATCACGCTGCGCGTCCGGCCGGTACCGAAGAACGTGATGGACCAGATCCACAGGGCGTTCCACCGGAGTGCCCAGATCGATGCCGATCACGTCAAGGTGGCCGTGCACAATGGCGTTGTGACACTGTCGGGCAACGTGCGGTCGTGGTCGGAGAAGATGGAGGCCGAGCACGCGGCGCGGACGGCCGCGGGCGTGAAGGAAGTCGACAATCAGCTGCGGGTCTCCAGCGCGGCGGGCCTGCTCGTGTAG
- a CDS encoding universal stress protein — protein MMRTIMVPLDGSAFAEQALPLAMTLARRSRARLHLTLVRAALPDPSAATAPEEYLAKTAGQIEAGVPEGVTHSVLSHEQDGLTYPPPPPASVADVLVHYVSEHDVDLVLMTTHGRGGVGRAWLGSTADAVVRAAPKPVLLVRPEDEEFTIAHDADHGINHVVIPLDGSEAAERALPFAREIGDTFGARYTLVRVVSPLTYYDSPEWIGPDPAVQLTPLNREAAARYLDEAADRLRDSDIQVDTALIEAVSPADAIMRYAEAHGADLIVLSSSGAGGIRRLLLGSVADKIVRSADMPVVVCNTRVAESAGGHEADTSKHATQV, from the coding sequence ATGATGCGCACGATTATGGTCCCGCTCGACGGCTCCGCGTTCGCGGAGCAGGCTCTGCCGCTGGCCATGACGCTGGCACGGCGCAGCCGTGCGCGCCTGCACCTGACGCTGGTGCGCGCGGCGCTGCCGGATCCGTCGGCTGCAACGGCGCCCGAGGAGTATCTGGCGAAGACCGCCGGGCAGATCGAGGCCGGTGTCCCTGAAGGCGTGACGCACAGCGTGCTGTCGCACGAGCAGGATGGGCTCACGTACCCGCCACCGCCGCCGGCATCGGTCGCGGACGTGCTGGTCCACTACGTCAGCGAGCACGACGTCGATCTGGTGCTGATGACGACGCACGGGCGGGGAGGCGTCGGTCGCGCGTGGCTCGGCAGCACGGCCGATGCAGTTGTGCGTGCCGCGCCGAAACCCGTCCTGCTGGTCCGGCCGGAGGACGAGGAGTTCACCATTGCCCATGACGCGGACCACGGCATCAATCACGTCGTGATTCCGCTCGACGGGTCCGAAGCCGCGGAGCGAGCGCTGCCATTCGCGCGGGAGATAGGAGACACCTTCGGCGCCCGCTACACGCTCGTGCGCGTCGTGTCGCCGCTGACGTACTACGATTCGCCCGAGTGGATCGGGCCCGATCCTGCCGTGCAGCTGACGCCGCTCAACCGCGAGGCCGCCGCCCGGTATCTGGATGAAGCCGCGGATCGGCTGCGCGACAGCGACATACAGGTGGACACGGCGCTCATCGAGGCCGTGTCGCCAGCGGATGCCATCATGCGGTACGCGGAGGCGCACGGCGCCGATCTGATCGTGCTGTCATCATCGGGCGCCGGCGGCATCCGTCGCCTGCTGCTCGGCAGTGTAGCGGACAAGATCGTGCGCAGCGCGGACATGCCGGTAGTCGTGTGCAACACGCGTGTCGCTGAATCGGCCGGCGGGCACGAGGCAGACACGTCGAAGCATGCCACGCAGGTATGA
- a CDS encoding phosphoribosyltransferase family protein, with product MEIKGYSDRREAGRKLAAALRADVQLDDPLILALPRGGITVAAEIARELEAELDVLVVRKLGHPLQEELAIGALAEGSIQVLNPETAAAISPEVIRSIVTRESRELERRSARYRGGAPLPSLRARDVVLVDDGLATGATMRAAVLAARQGEARQVIVAVPLGDPEVCAALGREADRVVCPLQPETLAAVGYWYEEFPQVTDDEVSAALNEARRRWSETPRRP from the coding sequence ATGGAGATCAAAGGCTACAGCGACCGGCGGGAAGCAGGGCGGAAACTGGCAGCGGCGCTGCGGGCGGATGTGCAGCTGGACGACCCGCTGATACTGGCCCTGCCGCGCGGCGGCATCACGGTGGCCGCGGAGATCGCGCGCGAGCTGGAAGCGGAGCTGGACGTGCTGGTGGTGCGGAAACTCGGCCACCCACTCCAGGAGGAGCTCGCCATCGGTGCGCTCGCGGAGGGCAGCATCCAGGTCCTGAATCCGGAGACCGCGGCTGCGATTTCACCCGAGGTGATTCGTTCGATCGTCACACGCGAGTCGCGCGAGCTCGAGCGCCGCAGTGCCCGTTACCGGGGCGGCGCACCGCTGCCGTCGCTGCGCGCACGCGACGTCGTCCTGGTGGATGACGGCCTCGCGACGGGAGCGACGATGCGCGCGGCGGTGCTGGCCGCGCGGCAGGGCGAGGCCCGGCAGGTGATTGTCGCTGTACCGCTGGGCGATCCGGAGGTGTGCGCAGCGCTGGGACGGGAGGCGGACCGCGTGGTGTGTCCGCTCCAGCCCGAAACGCTGGCGGCCGTCGGATACTGGTACGAGGAGTTTCCGCAGGTGACGGATGACGAGGTGAGTGCTGCACTCAACGAGGCACGGCGGCGGTGGTCGGAAACACCGCGGCGGCCGTGA